From a region of the Salvelinus alpinus chromosome 2, SLU_Salpinus.1, whole genome shotgun sequence genome:
- the LOC139547024 gene encoding zinc finger protein 79-like isoform X2: MSSLSYCPLVIKEEEVCWTEKEALGLNIVVKEEEDNITVKEEEEEAFRIKQEEEEDVTVKEEEEDVTVKEEKEPFVVKEEEGIEAVTVEEEEVEAFRIKKEEDDVTLKEEENLVKKEEEPFGVKEEEEAISTKEEEEDVLGVTEEEEDGEEEETEDPVNTRERPDADSQCDSLKSASGEPDPETSKPERRRHCSQCGKSFSWFANLKRHERTHTKERPYQCIQCGKNFNSSEYMKKHEKIHSKPYHCSQCERSFTQRGDLKSHERTHTGEKPYHCSQCERNFFSSGSLKRHEGTHSVEKPFHCSHCEKSFKNVWNLKEHEQRHTMEKPFHCSHCGIKFTWFQQLKEHERIHIVEKSYQCLRCGKIFMQLGHLKVHEVTHTGEKPYQCSQCGKRYSTSHGLKIHQKTHIVLPQLSHIFD, translated from the exons atgagctcACTAAGCTACTGTCCCCTTGTTATTAaagaagaggaggtctgctggacggagaaagaagctctggggctgaacattgtcgtaaaagaagaagaggataatattacagtgaaagaagaggaagaagaagctTTCAGAATaaaacaggaggaagaggaggatgttacagtgaaagaagaagaggaggatgttacagtgaaagaagagaagGAACCATTTGtagtgaaagaggaagaggggatAGAGGCTGTCacagtggaagaggaggaggtagaagcTTTCAGAATCAAAAAGGAGGAAGATGACGTAAcattgaaagaagaagagaatttAGTGAAAAAAGAGGAAGAACCTTTTGGagtaaaagaggaagaggaggctatctcaacaaaagaggaggaggaagacgttttgggagtgacagaggaggaggaagatggagaggaggaagagactgaAGATCCTGTTAACACCA GGGAGAGACCAGACGCAGACTCTCAGTGTGACAGCTTGAAGAGTGCTTCAggggaaccagacccagagacgTCCAAACCAGAAAGACGAAGAcactgctctcagtgtggaaagagttttagctGGTTTGCGAACCTGAAACgacatgagaggacacacacaaagGAGAGACCCTACCAATGCATTCAGTGTGGAAAGAATTTTAATTCATCAGAATATATGAAAAAACATGAAAAAATACACTctaagccttaccactgctcccagtgtgaaaGAAGTTTTACCCAACGGGGGGACCTGAAATcacatgagaggacacacacaggagagaagccttaccactgctcacaGTGTGAAAGGAATTTTTTCTCATCGGGGTCCTTGAAAAGACATGAGGGGACACACTCTGTGGAAAAACCTTTCCACTGTTCTCATTGTGAAAAGAGTTTTAAGAATGTATGGAACCTGAAAGAACATGAGCAAAGACACACAATGGAGAAGCCTTTccactgctcccactgtggaaTTAAATTTACGTGGTTTCAACAACTTAAAGAGCATGAAAGAATCCACATCGTAGAGAAAAGTTATCAGTGCCTCCGGTGTGGAAAGATATTTATGCAGTTAGGGCACCTGAAAGTCcatgaggtaacacacacaggggagaagccttaccaatgctcccagtgtggaaagagataTAGTACCTCACATGGACTTAAAATTCATCAGAAAACACACATTGTGCTCCCACAATTGTCTCATATTTTTGACTGA
- the LOC139547024 gene encoding zinc finger protein 79-like isoform X1 → MSSLSYCPLVIKEEEVCWTEKEALGLNIVVKEEEDNITVKEEEEEAFRIKQEEEEDVTVKEEEEDVTVKEEKEPFVVKEEEGIEAVTVEEEEVEAFRIKKEEDDVTLKEEENLVKKEEEPFGVKEEEEAISTKEEEEDVLGVTEEEEDGEEEETEDPVNTTGERPDADSQCDSLKSASGEPDPETSKPERRRHCSQCGKSFSWFANLKRHERTHTKERPYQCIQCGKNFNSSEYMKKHEKIHSKPYHCSQCERSFTQRGDLKSHERTHTGEKPYHCSQCERNFFSSGSLKRHEGTHSVEKPFHCSHCEKSFKNVWNLKEHEQRHTMEKPFHCSHCGIKFTWFQQLKEHERIHIVEKSYQCLRCGKIFMQLGHLKVHEVTHTGEKPYQCSQCGKRYSTSHGLKIHQKTHIVLPQLSHIFD, encoded by the exons atgagctcACTAAGCTACTGTCCCCTTGTTATTAaagaagaggaggtctgctggacggagaaagaagctctggggctgaacattgtcgtaaaagaagaagaggataatattacagtgaaagaagaggaagaagaagctTTCAGAATaaaacaggaggaagaggaggatgttacagtgaaagaagaagaggaggatgttacagtgaaagaagagaagGAACCATTTGtagtgaaagaggaagaggggatAGAGGCTGTCacagtggaagaggaggaggtagaagcTTTCAGAATCAAAAAGGAGGAAGATGACGTAAcattgaaagaagaagagaatttAGTGAAAAAAGAGGAAGAACCTTTTGGagtaaaagaggaagaggaggctatctcaacaaaagaggaggaggaagacgttttgggagtgacagaggaggaggaagatggagaggaggaagagactgaAGATCCTGTTAACACCA CAGGGGAGAGACCAGACGCAGACTCTCAGTGTGACAGCTTGAAGAGTGCTTCAggggaaccagacccagagacgTCCAAACCAGAAAGACGAAGAcactgctctcagtgtggaaagagttttagctGGTTTGCGAACCTGAAACgacatgagaggacacacacaaagGAGAGACCCTACCAATGCATTCAGTGTGGAAAGAATTTTAATTCATCAGAATATATGAAAAAACATGAAAAAATACACTctaagccttaccactgctcccagtgtgaaaGAAGTTTTACCCAACGGGGGGACCTGAAATcacatgagaggacacacacaggagagaagccttaccactgctcacaGTGTGAAAGGAATTTTTTCTCATCGGGGTCCTTGAAAAGACATGAGGGGACACACTCTGTGGAAAAACCTTTCCACTGTTCTCATTGTGAAAAGAGTTTTAAGAATGTATGGAACCTGAAAGAACATGAGCAAAGACACACAATGGAGAAGCCTTTccactgctcccactgtggaaTTAAATTTACGTGGTTTCAACAACTTAAAGAGCATGAAAGAATCCACATCGTAGAGAAAAGTTATCAGTGCCTCCGGTGTGGAAAGATATTTATGCAGTTAGGGCACCTGAAAGTCcatgaggtaacacacacaggggagaagccttaccaatgctcccagtgtggaaagagataTAGTACCTCACATGGACTTAAAATTCATCAGAAAACACACATTGTGCTCCCACAATTGTCTCATATTTTTGACTGA
- the LOC139546840 gene encoding zinc finger protein ZFP2-like, with product MSSLNYSLPAKEEAVGWTGTETLVKEEKEEEAVTVKHEVEGEAVTVKEEEKDVAVTDEQEALGVKEEKDVTVKEEEEEKQDDAVFGVKEEAAMTVKVEEDVFRVKEEEMTVSLEEEETGDLINTRERTDFHSDSGKSPSEEPETSNPARRHCCSQCGKSLTQLGNLKIHERIHTGEKPYQCSHCGKSFTQSGYLRTHMRIHTREKPYQCSQCGKRFTQSGHLKEHKRTHTGEKPYQCSQCGKRFTLSGHLKVHERTHTGEKHLARPHHCSHCGKYFTQLGNLKIHERIHTGEKPYQCSHCGKSFTQLGYLRTHTRIHTREKPYKCSQCGKSFTQSGHLKEHKRTHTGENPYQCSQCGKRFTLSSHLKVHERTHTGEKPYKCAQCGKSFTTLVQLKEHKNKHTGEKPFHCSQCRTSFTQSGGLKIHMRIHTKEKPYQCSQCGKCFARSGHMKEHKRTHTGEKPYQCSQCGKSFTLSGHLKVHERTHTGEKPYQCSLCGKCFTTSQNLKVHERIHTR from the exons ATGAGCTCCCTAAACTACTCCCTCCCAGCTAAAGAAGAGGCGGTCGGATGGACAGGGACAGAAACTCTCGttaaagaggagaaggaagaggaggctgtcACAGTTAAACatgaagtagagggtgaggctgttacagtgaaagaagaagagaaagacgttgcAGTGACAGACGAGCAAGAAGCTTTaggagtgaaagaggagaaggatgttaccgtgaaagaagaggaggaagagaaacaaGACGATGCggtttttggagtgaaagaggaggcagCGATGACAGTTAAGgtagaggaagacgtttttagagtgaaagaggaggagatgactgtctcgttggaggaagaggagactggAGATCTCATTAACACCA gagagagAACAGACTTTCATTCTGACAGTGGGAAGAGTCCTTCAGAGGAACCAGAGACATCCAACCCAGCAAGACGACActgctgctcccagtgtggaaagagtttaaCTCAGTTAGGGAACTTGAAAATACATGaacgaatacacacaggagaaaagccttaccaatGTTCCCATTGCGGGAAGAGTTTTACCCAGTCAGGGTACTTGAGAACTCATATGAGAATACACACAAGAGAGAAACCCTACCAATGCTCTCAGTGTGGAAAGCGTTTTACCCAGTCAGGGCACTTGAAAGAAcataagagaacacacacaggtgagaagccCTACCAATGCTCCCAATGTGGGAAGCGTTTTACCCTGTCAGGACACCTAAAAGTGCatgaaagaacacacacaggtgagaagcATTTAGCAAGACCACACCACTGTTCCCACTGTGGAAAGTATTTTACTCAGTTAGGGAACTTAAAAATACATGAACGAATACACACCGGAGAAAAGCCATACCAATGCTCTcattgtgggaagagttttacccAATTAGGGTACTTGAGAACCCATACGAGGATACACACAAGAGAGAAACCCTACaaatgctcccagtgtggaaagagttttacccagtCAGGACACTTGAAAGAAcataagagaacacacacaggggagaatccttaccaatgctcccagtgtgggAAGCGTTTTACCCTGTCAAGTCACCTAAAAGTGCatgaaagaacacacacaggggagaagccttacaaatgcgcccagtgtggaaagagcttTACCACATTAGTTCAATTGAAAGAACACAAAAAtaaacacacaggggagaagcctttccactgctcccagtgtagaACAAGCTTTACACAATCAGGGGGCCTAAAAATACATATGAGAATACACACAAAAGAGAAACCCTACCAATGCtctcagtgtggaaagtgttttgcCCGGTCAGGGCACATGAAAGAACATAAGAGAacgcacacaggggagaagccttaccaatgctcccagtgtgggaagagttttacccTGTCAGGGCACTTAAAAGTGCatgaaagaacacacacaggggagaagccctaCCAATGTTCTCTGTGTGGAAAATGTTTTACCACATCACAGAATCTTAAAgtacatgagagaatacacacaagaTAG